Proteins encoded together in one Amblyomma americanum isolate KBUSLIRL-KWMA chromosome 1, ASM5285725v1, whole genome shotgun sequence window:
- the LOC144116243 gene encoding uncharacterized protein LOC144116243 gives MPTRQRPSGAAVRRRRRQQQQQLQQRRRRWQQQQQQQQQQQFHYEAQHQHQAPPSRFEQVPQGDQEMVDGAYEDFLLQWPGVAPSEFHLPPSCSRLFSPHLGGLYAPYTDLGDLFYPNRPFHTDELQDETNLNDFDAEDPQQQNYARWIHFLTLHGFTDRGEEHATGTPHTAGTENAQSRTSLNEARRRAQAQAAAVERYLLEVYYGPVVTKSGVVSVFLKHRIRVDISIDNAVRVVNFTKHSMAAINRLGDRTCVCHPCGRVLQEGVSMDLMTGMRLARISGRGITFSALDHGLVYVVDESGTKSTTEWFKVLCYDLPSDVFSTDSEQGSNCVSTCFQIVSQARFKSTRNGDDVWLVAGARIKQTPWGDVQVSRDSGSRFIWTSPSAGTVSVTTPTFRALMTCNPSKFVFLKMGQKRMMATAEGFTVRNGSQKAGFDSQGRLTLQ, from the coding sequence ATGCCAACCCGCCAACGCCCCAGTGGCGCCGCTGTGCGTAGGCGCCGCcgccaacaacaacagcagctgcagcagcggcggcggcggtggcagcagcagcaacagcaacagcagcagcagcagtttcatTATGAGGCACAGCACCAGCACCAGGCCCCACCATCTCGGTTCGAACAAGTGCCGCAAGGCGATCAAGAGATGGTTGACGGCGCGTACGAGGACTTCCTTCTGCAGTGGCCTGGAGTCGCGCCGTCTGAATTCCACTTGCCGCCATCATGCTCTCGTTTATTTTCGCCGCATTTGGGCGGCCTTTACGCGCCCTACACCGACTTGGGCGACCTTTTCTACCCGAACCGGCCCTTCCACACAGACGAACTTCAGGACGAAACCAACCTGAACGACTTTGATGCTGAAGATCCCCAGCAGCAGAATTACGCTCGCTGGATTCACTTTTTGACACTGCACGGCTTCACTGATCGCGGCGAAGAACATGCCACCGGTACGCCGCACACTGCCGGAACCGAGAACGCACAGTCGCGTACTAGCTTGAACGAAGCTCGTCGCAGAGCGCAAGCACAGGCTGCAGCCGTCGAGCGTTACCTGCTGGAAGTTTACTACGGGCCGGTGGTGACCAAATCCGGCGTAGTGTCAGTGTTTCTGAAGCACCGCATCCGAGTTGACATATCAATCGACAATGCTGTGCGCGTTGTCAACTTCACAAAGCATAGCATGGCTGCTATCAACCGCTTGGGCGACCGCACCTGTGTTTGCCACCCTTGCGGACGCGTACTGCAGGAAGGTGTGAGCATGGACTTGATGACAGGCATGCGGCTTGCAAGGATCTCTGGTCGAGGTATCACATTCAGTGCGCTCGATCATGGCCTAGTGTACGTAGTAGATGAGTCTGGAACCAAATCCACCACGGAGTGGTTCAAGGTCCTCTGCTATGACTTACCATCGGATGTTTTCTCCACCGACTCAGAGCAGGGATCCAACTGTGTGAGCACTTGCTTTCAAATTGTATCTCAGGCGAGATTCAAAAGCACAAGGAATGGTGACGATGTTTGGCTGGTCGCCGGTGCCCGGATAAAGCAGACGCCTTGGGGAGACGTCCAAGTGTCTCGAGATTCTGGCAGTAGATTCATATGGACCTCACCCTCTGCAGGAACTGTATCGGTTACCACACCAACTTTCAGGGCCTTGATGACCTGCAACCCAAGCAAGTTCGTATTCCTCAAGATGGGCCAGAAGCGTATGATGGCCACCGCGGAAGGCTTTACCGTGCGCAACGGAAGTCAGAAGGCTGGATTTGACAGCCAAGGCAGGCTGACTCTTCAGTGA